From one Malus sylvestris chromosome 1, drMalSylv7.2, whole genome shotgun sequence genomic stretch:
- the LOC126615932 gene encoding transmembrane ascorbate ferrireductase 1-like isoform X2, which produces MALKVPAVAFTFVVHTLGVTALALVLVWTIHFRGGLAWEATNKNLIFNLHPVLMLLGIIIMGGEAIVSHKSLPFNKETKKVIHLVLHTLALALGIIGIYLVFKNHNESGIANLYSLHSWIGIGVIVLYGIQRARRMKREEKLEREAERIFHNSNILTV; this is translated from the exons atggcGTTAAAGGTACCGGCGGTTGCCTTCACGTTTGTGGTACACACGCTCGGGGTtacggctttggctttggtgttGGTTTGGACCATTCATTTCAGAGGAGGTTTGGCATGGGAAGCTACCAACAAGAACCTCATCTTCAAC CTCCATCCTGTTCTCATGTTACTTGGCATAATTATCATGGGAGGTGAAG CCATTGTTAGTCACAAATCACTGCCTTTCAATAAAGAGACGAAGAAAGTGATACACTTGGTTCTTCATACCCTCGCATTGGCTCTTGGGATCATTGGTATTTATCTTGTGTTCAAGAACCACAATGAGAGTGGAATTGCCAATCTGTACAGTTTGCACTCCTGGATTGGAATTGGGGTGATTGTTCTCTATGGAATTCAG AGAGCAAGAAGaatgaagagagaagaaaagctAGAGAGAGAAGCAGAGAGAATATTTCATAACAGCAACATTCTAACCGTTTAG
- the LOC126615958 gene encoding uncharacterized protein LOC126615958, translating to MFKSWSKKKKIRAVFQLQFQATQVPKLKKPTLMLSLVPDDVGKPTVKLGKAAVQDGTCIWENPVFESMKLIEEAKTGKLKEKIYHFIVSNGSSKSGYLGEASIDFADIVAETEPLTVTLPLKFANSGVVLHVTIHRIQEDGDQREIEEGDDPSLSRHSSVGNQNGNWDADGSNHLRSNENGGYVQRDAASSLSPPEVQNSMPHNGQAGANVRKTHTHQKSSLDWSSDGSLFDSLDIVEDKLPAERVQAVSDVDKLRNEITVLKRQADLSELELQSLRKQMAKESNQGQNLSKQIVSLKEERDALKMECEQLKSSQGRSNGKQTFKKMQPETEDTRAQLDAMKQELSSEKKARTNLRSQLAHTQDSNSELVLVVKDLKDELGKKNREIFDLSSQLEAEKNSKMMGTYSAGRINKDDQEVESLKLDIRELLGEIDTHQKKREEQDMRIKQLTLDCDLLRQEKYDISKKLDRNQERIQTEMANERAGYMATIKELESQLERSEETIEKQAHEFSECLMSIQELESELKSLEKEREMQAKGFEEKLEEVMNAKVEQEYRAIQAEEELKKTRSNNSETAERHQEEFRKLSVEMTSKVDENEKQATKAMAEANELRRQNRVLEEMLQKANEELELIKDETEVKLQDLINQNEVKAQRIEQMSLELDNTSKHLEKVKKHEEEEHEALSMKIEMLETEIERLTDENSNSRQEKEKLRGNLEQTKKLIAENEMLIQCLSVEKDNLEKIFASAKRETEKTHEELTNIRSLKDEKETAITSLNSEVENLKTQHSKLKDMLKKEALEKESLKKQISQLQAEVQKKVSNSKRTVKNTNGQRKVEDCSVKELKATSDEKKYTDLMTELTLLKERNKSMENELKEMEERYSEISLRFAEVEGERQQLVMTVRNLRNSKN from the exons ATGTTCAAGTCAtggagcaagaagaagaagataagagCTGTATTCCAATTGCAGTTTCAGGCAACTCAG GTGCCGAAATTGAAGAAGCCTACTTTGATGCTGTCGCTGGTGCCGGACGACGTCGGAAAGCCGACGGTGAAGCTGGGGAAAGCGGCGGTTCAGGACGGCACCTGCATTTGGGAGAATCCAGTTTTTGAGTCAATGAAGCTGATTGAGGAAGCAAAAACAGGAAAACTGAAGGAGAAGATTTATCACTTCATTGTTTCTAAT GGATCTTCGAAATCGGGTTATCTCGGAGAAGCTTCAATTGATTTTGCAGATATTGTGGCGGAAACTGAACCGTTAACCGTCACTCTGCCCCTTAAGTTTGCAAATTCCGGTGTAGTTTTACATGTGACAATTCACAGGATTCAGGAAGATGGTGATCAAAG GGAAATCGAAGAAGGTGACGATCCAAGTCTGTCACGCCATAGCAGCGTGGGGAACCAAAACGGCAATTGGGATGCAGATGGAAGCAACCACTTACGTTCCAATGAA AATGGAGGATATGTCCAACGGGACGCTGCTAGTTCCCTGTCACCCCCTGAAGTACAAAATTCCATGCCTCACAATGGACAGGCGGGTGCCAACGTAAGGAAAACCCATACGCATCAAAAATCAAGCTTGGATTGGTCTTCAGATGGAAGCTTATTTGACTCACTAGACATTGTTGAAGACAAGCTTCCGGCAGAAAGAGTGCAAGCAGTTTCAGATGTtgataaactcagaaatgaAATTACTGTTCTGAAGAGGCAGGCAGACCTATCGGAACTGGAATTGCAGTCTCTTCGGAAACAAATGGCCAAAGAGAGCAATCAAGGGCAGAATCTGTCTAAACAAATTGTTAGCCttaaagaggagagagatgcaCTCAAAATGGAATGCGAACAACTTAAGTCCTCACAGGGACGTAGTAATGGGAAACAGACTTTCAAAAAGATGCAGCCCGAGACTGAGGATACAAGAGCACAGTTAGACGCAATGAAGCAAGAGCTTAGTTCTGAGAAGAAAGCAAGAACCAATCTTCGCTCACAACTCGCGCACACACAAGACTCAAATTCTGAGTTAGTCCTTGTCGTGAAGGATCTGAAAGATGAATTGGGaaagaaaaatagagaaataTTTGATCTTTCAAGCCAGTTAGAAGCtgaaaaaaattccaaaatgaTGGGAACATATTCTGCAGGAAGAATAAACAAAGATGATCAGGAAGTGGAATCGTTGAAGCTTGACATCAGAGAACTTCTCGGTGAAATAGACACACACCAGAAAAAGAGGGAAGAGCAGGATATGCGTATAAAACAGCTCACCTTGGACTGTGACCTTTTAAGGCAGGAAAAATATGACATCTCTAAGAAGTTAGATCGAAACCAAGAAAGAATACAAACAGAGATGGCAAATGAGCGAGCAGGTTATATGGCAACTATAAAAGAGCTTGAATCTCAGTTAGAGAGATCAGAAGAAACAATTGAGAAGCAAGCACATGAATTCTCAGAATGTTTGATGTCCATTCAGGAACTTGAGAGTGAACTTAAGTCTTTGGAGAAGGAACGCGAGATGCAGGCCAAGGGATTTGAAGAAAAACTTGAGGAAGTGATGAATGCCAAAGTTGAGCAGGAATACAGGGCCATCCAAGCCGAGGAAGAATTGAAGAAGACAAGGTCGAATAATTCTGAAACAGCCGAGCGTCATCAAGAGGAATTCAGAAAGCTTTCTGTTGAAATGACATCTAAGGTTGATGAAAATGAGAAGCAGGCCACAAAAGCGATGGCAGAGGCTAATGAACTGCGCCGGCAGAACAGAGTTTTGGAAGAGATGCTCCAGAAAGCCAACGAAGAGTTAGAGCTGATTAAGGACGAGACTGAAGTAAAATTGCAAGATCTTATCAACCAGAATGAAGTGAAAGCACAGCGTATAGAGCAGATGTCATTGGAATTAGACAATACATCAAAGCACCTTGAAAAAGTAAAGAAGCATGAGGAGGAAGAGCACGAAGCTCTctcaatgaaaattgaaatgctCGAAACTGAGATAGAAAGGCTCACAGATGAGAATTCTAACTCCAGACAGGAGAAAGAGAAATTGAGAGGAAATTTGGAACAAACGAAGAAATTAATTGCAGAAAATGAGATGCTCATCCAGTGTCTGAGTGTTGAAAAGGACAATTTGGAGAAAATATTTGCTTCAGCAAAGCGGGAAACAGAGAAAACGCATGAGGAACTTACTAACATTAGATCTTTGAAAGACGAGAAGGAAACTGCAATCACTTCTCTGAACTCCGAAGTGGAAAACCTGAAGACCCAGCACAGCAAGTTGAAGGATATGTTGAAAAAGGAAGCATTGGAAAAAGAAAGCTTGAAGAAACAAATATCTCAATTACAGGCTGAGGTACAAAAGAAAGTCAGCAATTCAAAGAGAACGGTTAAGAATACCAATGGACAAAG GAAAGTAGAAGATTGCTCGGTGAAAGAGTTGAAAGCCACCAGTGATGAGAAGAAGTATACAGATTTGATGACTGAATTGACATTActgaaagaaagaaacaaatctATGGAAAACGAACTGaaggaaatggaagaaagaTATTCGGAGATAAGTCTTAGATTCGCAGAGGTTGAAGGTGAAAGGCAACAACTTGTAATGACTGTACGTAACCTCAGAAACAGTAAGAACTAG
- the LOC126615949 gene encoding LOW QUALITY PROTEIN: protein SHORTAGE IN CHIASMATA 1-like (The sequence of the model RefSeq protein was modified relative to this genomic sequence to represent the inferred CDS: inserted 3 bases in 2 codons; deleted 1 base in 1 codon; substituted 1 base at 1 genomic stop codon) yields the protein MDLLSMVEMPQIQGDVTYQGASTVASFQSLSPVVFEESQILDLDSSHHFEVLISTQTANEPETCDWMFSGDINFNTLIVSHELALVDDTFKSLPVPVLSDHEKICSSYVVMEETLTYRCCPYLHQIGFTWIGIFSRKINVYDFAFSDDAVEEFTTEENKELQELPSDGIPMLAGHLGDTSAELSGSTFAQKKNGEQIDKRGAERASSLFKSMSRFNDIDFFLNPQKASTGGNSNCAVTTVANATFPKVYAQGEQSYSISPPVVNMNDQQSEELLDIFPGHEKNDMTYKEGADEEEASSMPLPNLSMPSAMEAERFQHSMASFPEIVIVVNTQNLDKEVIVSRRSTYKKILAMEKEGVQLVEHDSDLPXISSAICLVWYDCKNIGQKATTLDEASSYLPLCIENIATNVLTLLSFTFSGCFMVFEGENSFLSTIMESSDGLYAAAACLGIDLQLFNSYSSELTDEIVLSCMGHAPKLTRFMYPRMPELESLAESFLTKLPSVNALTAHAILSSGGLLKEFLESSHETRMSVLQKYHVPDESITLFSALCKYGEPADSKSIMTDCSSSVSSSPDSGRYNLNIVSERKKRKYNGSPDKYELPTNEFLHLEPFNQFSTGILHPSTASKLTDSCMSKSPKIIDEFRKSKFSQNDLFDQEGLDMDMMMYPSKVFEPYDSQISKGPQVLNEIKRSCSSLKDKLSGLKRGSDMPIMKNFDCYNKKNTEVMHEDLKGEVIDLTDSLVLDEDFSFIGNFMNFSSQMPELEMDSTKRSKAARKLSFASSSRLTFPTAAEINSTPTVWCSAEGLRKISQVGXNNYSDTDLEHDVFHLTNRNMPSEETFMKSSGGKSQGIHFHXNDISPYGRKQGLHIYENDISHYGGTPLSKALCSGSSQQNTPWTIEFLNRIEEKSRLRQQSLPGELTGPNLGYPGNVSKVTKRRSQSILDFYKYQGGNTPRKLPEGKRQKRPLQSSRSPKNENNSAPPLTAWTPLDKRARQTLSFATNDSGNPTKLAWSDGGHGVRKSFRFKLETARCVGSELMV from the exons ATGGATTTATTAAGTATGGTGGAAATGCCACAGATTCAGGGAGACGTCACATATCAAGGGGCGTCCACAGTTGCTTCTTTCCAATCTCTAAGCCCGGTTGTTTTTGAAGAATCTCAGATTCTTGATTTGGACTCATCTCACCATTTTGAAGTCCTCATTAGTACACAAACAGCAAATGAACCAGAAACCTGTGACTGGATGTTTAGTGGAGACATAAACTTCAATACTTTGATTGTTAGTCATGAGCTAGCCCTGGTCGATGACACATTCAAATCATTGCCCGTGCCTGTTCTCTCTGATCATGAAAAGATATGTTCATCATATGTTGTTATGGAGGAAACACTAACTTACCGCTGCTGCCCCTATCTGCATCAGATAGGATTTACTTGGATTGGCATTTTCTCGAGAAAGATAAAT GTGTATGATTTTGCTTTCTCCGATGATGCTGTAGAGGAGTTTACTacagaagaaaacaaagaattaCAGGAGTTGCCCTCTGATGGTATTCCTATGCTTGCTGGTCATCTTGGAGATACTTCAGCCGAATTGTCAGGCAGCACTTTTGCacagaaaaaaaatggagagcAGATTGATAAAAGAGGTGCTGAGAGGGCTTCCTCACTTTTCAAGTCTATGTCACGATTCAATGATATCGACTTTTTCTTGAATCCCCAGAAGGCCTCTACAGGTGGAAACAGTAATTGTGCAGTTACCACAGTTGCTAATGCTACATTTCCAAAG GTGTATGCCCAGGGAGAGCAGTCTTATTCTATATCTCCTCCAGTTGTGAACATGAATGATCAGCAATCAGAGGAACTCTTGGACATTTTTCCTGGTCATgaaaagaatgatatgacataTAAAGAAGGTgcagatgaagaagaagctaGCAGTATGCCCCTACCTAATCTTTCTATGCCATCTGCAATGGAAGCTGAGCGTTTTCAGCACAGCATGGCTTCTTTCCCTGAGATTGTCATTGTTGTAAACACTCAAAATCTTGATAAGGAAGTGATAGTGTCTAGAAGAAGTACctac aaaaaaattcttgCAATGGAGAAAGAAGGGGTACAATTAGTAGAACATGATTCAGATTTACC CATCAGTTCTGCAATTTGTTTAGTGTGGTATGACTGCAAAAACATTGGACAGAAAGCAACCACTCTTGATGAAGCTTCTTCATACTTACCTCTGTGCATTGAGAACATTGCCACAAATGTTTTGACGTTGCTGAGTTTCACTTTCAGTGGCTGCTTTATG GTCTTTGAGGGAGAAAACAGCTTCCTCTCCACTATAATGGAGTCCTCAGATGGACTTTATGCAGCAGCAGCATGCCTGGGAATTGATTTGCAGCTTTTCAACTCGTATTCATCTGAGTTGACTGATGAAATTGTACTGAGCTGCATGGGACATGCCCCGAAGTTGACAAGGTTTATGTATCCTCGAATGCCTGAGTTGGAAAGTCTTGCAGAATCATTCCTTACCAAACTTCCTTCAGTAAATGCTTTGACAGCTCATGCAATACTGTCTTCAGGAGGCTTGCTCAAAGAGTTTCTTGAATCGTCCCATGAAACCAGGATGAGTGTACTCCAAAAATATCACGTTCCTGATGAAAGTATCACACTATTTAGTGCTTTATGCAAATATGGTGAACCGGCAGATTCTAAATCAATTATGACAGACTGCTCCTCTTCAGTGTCTTCAAGTCCGGACTCAGGAAGATATAATTTGAATATTGTTTCGGAAAGAAAGAAGCGAAAATACAATGGTAGTCCTGACAAATATGAGTTACCAACGAATGAATTCTTGCACCTGGAGCCGTTCAACCAATTCAGTACCGGCATCTTGCATCCTTCAACAGCTTCCAAGCTAACTGATTCATGTATGTCAAAAAGCCCCAAAATAATTGATGAGTTCCGAAAGTCTAAGTTCTCTCAGAATGACTTGTTTGATCAAGAGGGTTTGGATATGGATATGATGATGTATCCTTCTAAGGTTTTCGAGCCATATGATTCTCAAATCTCCAAAGGACCTCAGGTATTAAACGAGATAAAAAGGTCCTGTTCATCGTTGAAGGATAAGCTGTCAGGTCTGAAACGGGGATCAGATATGCCTATCATGAAGAATTTTGATTGCTATAACAAGAAGAACACTGAGGTTATGCATGAGGACCTAAAAGGGGAAGTTATTGACCTAACAGACAGTCTTGTATTAGATGAGGACTTTTCTTTTATTGGCAACTTCATGAACTTCTCATCTCAGATGCCTGAGTTGGAAATGGATTCCACAAAGAGGTCTAAAGCTGCAAGAAAATTGTCATTTGCTTCGAGCAGTCGCCTTACTTTCCCAACAGCTGCTGAAATCAACTCAACTCCAACTGTTTGGTGTTCTGCAGAAGGCCTGAGAAAAATTTCGCAAGTTG GCAACAATTACTCAGATACAGATCTCGAACATGATGTTTTCCACTTAACAAACCGTAACATGCCCTCAGAGGAGACTTTCATGAAGAGTTCTGGGGGAAAATCCCAAGGGATACATTTTCACTAGAATGATATATCACCTTATGGACGAAAGCAAGGGCTACATATCTACGAAAATGATATATCACATTATGGTGGAACACCACTCTCAAAAGCTCTTTGCTCAGGCAGTTCACAGCAAAATACTCCCTGGACAATAGAGTTTCTGAACAGAATCGAGGAAAAGAGCAGGTTGCGTCAGCAGTCCCTTCCTGGTGAATTAACCGGCCCTAATTTGGGTTATCCAGGGAATGTATCGAAGGTTACCAAGAGAAGAAGTCAGTCTATTCTTGATTTTTACAAGTACCAAGGTGGCAACACTCCAAGAAAATTACCAGAAGGAAAGAGGCAGAAGCGACCTTTACAATCTTCAAGGTCAcccaaaaatgaaaataactcAGCTCCTCCTCTTACTGCCTGGACACCTCTTGACAAAAGAGCAAGACAG ACACTATCTTTTGCAACGAATGATAGTGGAAACCCAACTAAGCTGGCGTGGAGTGATGGAGGTCATGGAGTCAGGAAAAGTTTCAGATTCAAACTTGAAACGGCAAGGTGTGTTGGTTCAGAGCTTATGGTATAG